The proteins below come from a single Campylobacter sp. CCUG 57310 genomic window:
- a CDS encoding DNA-binding transcriptional regulator: MVEISDIFNLLHNAVESKNMGKKISQAQMAKRLGVSMRTYQDWKLGISKPQAAIAVCQLLCELDDEDVVYVVKKIRKLIGNLDG; the protein is encoded by the coding sequence ATGGTAGAGATAAGTGATATTTTTAATTTGTTGCACAATGCTGTCGAATCAAAAAATATGGGTAAAAAAATTTCACAAGCCCAAATGGCAAAACGCCTTGGAGTATCAATGAGAACTTATCAGGATTGGAAGCTTGGAATTTCAAAGCCTCAAGCCGCTATCGCAGTGTGTCAGCTTCTTTGTGAGCTTGATGATGAAGATGTCGTGTATGTAGTTAAAAAAATAAGAAAATTGATAGGAAATTTAGATGGATAG
- a CDS encoding HrcA family transcriptional regulator, translating to MIKTSKRDLILQSIIKAYLNDNSPIGSSELCSRMSVAIPASTIRVYFKKLSDEGAITQLHISGGRIPTASTMNAYWQTHLSFDKGLEISDEYFLKELARDFEIYCMIYGNKYQILEEILNLNDRFLVLNFSSDEIALKFDRRVEKFLNNLLGISLDRLEEIASQVGLNELKNRIKELKRTKIYFQENEKIVFSMFKDERFKMILDPGFERLMGSNLAFSPLFDDGYIGIKQDVKYLGDEAKMICAGSVYTDYEKFFNYIKDAA from the coding sequence ATGATAAAAACCAGCAAGAGAGATTTGATACTGCAATCTATCATAAAAGCTTATTTGAATGACAATTCACCGATTGGTTCAAGCGAGCTTTGCTCTCGTATGTCAGTAGCGATTCCAGCTTCGACTATCAGGGTTTATTTTAAAAAACTATCAGATGAAGGAGCCATCACACAGCTTCATATAAGTGGAGGAAGGATACCTACCGCTTCAACTATGAACGCATATTGGCAAACTCATCTTAGCTTTGACAAAGGGCTTGAAATTTCAGATGAGTATTTTTTGAAAGAACTCGCCAGAGATTTTGAGATTTATTGTATGATTTACGGCAATAAGTATCAAATTTTAGAAGAAATTTTGAACTTAAACGATAGATTTTTAGTTTTAAATTTTAGTAGTGACGAGATTGCTCTTAAATTTGATCGTAGAGTCGAGAAATTTTTAAACAATCTTTTAGGAATTAGCTTGGATAGACTTGAGGAGATAGCGTCTCAAGTAGGATTAAACGAGCTTAAAAACAGAATCAAAGAGTTAAAGAGGACGAAAATTTATTTTCAGGAAAATGAAAAAATAGTCTTTAGTATGTTTAAAGACGAGAGATTTAAAATGATATTAGATCCCGGCTTTGAGCGGTTAATGGGCTCAAATTTAGCGTTTTCTCCGCTTTTTGACGACGGATATATCGGTATCAAGCAGGACGTAAAATATCTTGGCGATGAGGCTAAGATGATTTGTGCGGGAAGCGTTTATACGGATTATGAAAAATTTTTTAACTATATAAAGGATGCGGCATGA
- the grpE gene encoding nucleotide exchange factor GrpE yields the protein MSEEIKAQDLIPDEGSDESISFGDDNLKNLELQKQIDELTDKYYRANADFENIKKRFEKEKVDLVNYANEKFARDLLPVIDALEMAANFNPEGDEFAAKIKEGINITIDQFKKCFEKHGVTAISTDGEFDPNVHNAMMRVESDAHESGAIVQVIQKGYLINGRILRPAMVSVAK from the coding sequence ATGAGTGAAGAGATAAAAGCACAAGATCTAATACCTGATGAAGGTAGCGATGAGAGCATTAGCTTTGGCGATGATAATCTAAAAAATCTTGAACTTCAAAAGCAAATTGATGAGCTAACGGATAAGTATTACAGAGCCAATGCTGATTTTGAAAATATCAAAAAACGCTTTGAAAAAGAAAAAGTTGATCTAGTAAATTATGCTAACGAAAAATTTGCAAGAGATCTTTTGCCGGTGATTGATGCTCTGGAAATGGCGGCGAATTTCAACCCGGAAGGCGATGAATTTGCAGCCAAAATCAAAGAGGGCATCAATATCACCATAGACCAGTTTAAAAAATGCTTTGAAAAGCACGGCGTAACGGCTATTAGCACGGACGGCGAATTTGATCCGAATGTGCACAATGCCATGATGAGGGTTGAAAGCGATGCTCACGAAAGCGGTGCGATCGTGCAAGTGATACAAAAAGGCTACCTTATAAACGGTAGAATTTTGCGTCCTGCAATGGTTTCTGTGGCTAAGTGA
- a CDS encoding Rrf2 family transcriptional regulator, with protein MLFTKASEYALLSLIYISQKDSPVDVDTMSNELGISKSFLAKILQGLAREKILISFKGANGGFLLADAPENISIKRIFESAEKRKTAVFECSSSLEDCPSNQGAMCKIWSTFNTLQIQIDDFLDTIKLSHIIKK; from the coding sequence GTGCTTTTTACAAAAGCCAGCGAATACGCTTTGCTCTCGCTTATATACATCTCTCAAAAGGACTCTCCCGTGGATGTCGATACGATGTCAAACGAGCTTGGAATTTCAAAAAGTTTTTTAGCAAAAATTTTACAAGGACTTGCCAGAGAGAAAATTTTGATATCTTTTAAGGGCGCAAACGGAGGCTTTTTGCTGGCCGATGCTCCTGAAAATATAAGCATTAAGCGTATATTTGAAAGCGCGGAAAAGCGCAAAACAGCAGTATTTGAGTGCTCTTCGTCGCTTGAGGATTGCCCTAGCAATCAAGGCGCTATGTGTAAAATTTGGTCGACGTTTAACACTCTTCAAATTCAAATCGATGATTTTTTAGACACGATAAAACTGTCACACATCATTAAGAAGTAG
- the rpsO gene encoding 30S ribosomal protein S15 encodes MALDSAKKAEIVAKFARKENDTGSPEVQIALLSARIAELTEHLKVFKKDFSSRLGLLKLVGRRKRLLKYLKNKDYTAYSKLIAELNLRDK; translated from the coding sequence ATGGCTTTGGATTCGGCTAAAAAAGCAGAAATAGTTGCGAAATTCGCCAGAAAAGAAAACGACACAGGTTCACCTGAGGTTCAAATAGCGCTCTTAAGTGCGAGAATTGCTGAGCTTACAGAGCACTTGAAAGTATTTAAGAAGGATTTTTCTTCAAGACTTGGTCTTTTAAAACTAGTCGGTCGTAGAAAACGTCTTTTAAAATATCTTAAAAACAAAGACTATACAGCGTATTCAAAACTTATAGCTGAGCTTAATTTAAGAGATAAATAA